The following are encoded together in the Capsulimonas corticalis genome:
- a CDS encoding sialate O-acetylesterase yields the protein MNKIPFSAAVFFAALLLGARGSAASDPGEHPFLAPLLRDHMVIQRGVPAPFWGWTDPGRKVTLRLGAHVAEATADAKGAWRASFEALPAGGPYTVIVSGPQTQILQDVLVGDVWICSGQSNMEMGVGNVDNAEAEIAAANDPQIRLCTVDRKLSLAPRDAMAGQWAVCTPEAIQSGGYWNGFSAAGYFFARDLRRDVHVPIGLIDAAWSGTPAQAWTSEAALRRDVPDYRPALDELDAARDDQRRGLSRDIHQRFEEWCAKNDPGTAGHWEAEATDASAWGAIAEPGVWEGSGVAELSAFDGVLWLRREFDLPAGAEKKDAVLRFKADDDDTAWVNGAPVGSTFGFAPDRAYTVPASALREGRNVVTVRVLDTAGPGGLTASTQGFGVTVGDGREISLAGPWRYRIGAPLAGTPPLPQDIESNANYPSVLFNGIVHPMLPLPIKGVLWYQGESNVDQAYQYRALLPAMIRDWRRRWGEGDFPFLIVQLAGYGAPLDGPADSKWAELREAQAMTATHGKNIGLMTAADIGGDLHPKNKQEVGRRLALLARSQVYGETIEASGPQFRAMNVVNGAARLTFTHSAGLAAKDNGPLTGFTIAGADRKFVRASARIEGTSVIVSSPEISHPAAVRYAWADNPVCSLVNGAGLPALPFRTDDWPGLTAGAR from the coding sequence GTGAATAAGATTCCATTCTCGGCGGCTGTTTTCTTTGCCGCGCTGTTGCTGGGCGCCCGTGGATCGGCGGCGTCCGATCCGGGGGAGCATCCGTTTCTGGCGCCGCTGCTGCGCGATCATATGGTGATCCAGCGCGGCGTTCCTGCGCCGTTCTGGGGCTGGACCGATCCCGGCCGCAAGGTCACGCTGCGTCTGGGCGCGCATGTGGCCGAGGCGACGGCGGACGCGAAGGGCGCGTGGCGGGCGAGTTTCGAGGCGCTGCCGGCGGGCGGACCGTATACGGTGATCGTCTCGGGACCTCAGACGCAGATTCTTCAGGATGTGCTGGTGGGCGATGTCTGGATCTGCTCGGGACAGTCCAATATGGAGATGGGCGTCGGCAATGTCGACAACGCCGAGGCGGAGATTGCCGCCGCGAATGACCCGCAGATCCGTCTTTGCACGGTGGATCGGAAGCTGTCGCTCGCCCCGCGCGACGCCATGGCCGGGCAATGGGCGGTCTGCACGCCGGAGGCGATCCAAAGCGGCGGCTACTGGAATGGTTTCTCGGCGGCCGGGTACTTCTTCGCGCGCGATTTGCGGCGGGATGTCCATGTGCCCATCGGCCTGATCGACGCGGCCTGGAGCGGCACGCCCGCGCAGGCCTGGACCAGTGAAGCGGCCCTGCGGCGCGACGTTCCCGATTACCGTCCGGCGCTGGATGAGCTGGACGCCGCGCGGGACGATCAGCGGCGCGGCCTGTCACGAGATATTCACCAGCGCTTCGAGGAATGGTGCGCAAAGAACGATCCCGGTACGGCCGGCCACTGGGAAGCCGAGGCGACGGACGCTTCGGCCTGGGGAGCCATCGCCGAACCGGGAGTGTGGGAAGGTTCGGGCGTTGCGGAGCTGAGCGCGTTTGACGGCGTGCTCTGGCTGCGTCGCGAGTTCGATCTGCCCGCCGGCGCCGAGAAGAAAGACGCGGTGCTGCGGTTTAAGGCGGATGACGACGACACCGCCTGGGTGAACGGCGCGCCTGTCGGCTCCACATTCGGATTTGCGCCGGACCGCGCGTACACGGTTCCCGCCTCCGCGCTGCGCGAGGGGCGTAATGTCGTCACGGTGCGCGTGCTCGACACCGCCGGCCCCGGCGGATTGACGGCGTCGACTCAGGGCTTTGGCGTGACGGTCGGGGATGGACGGGAGATCTCGCTCGCCGGCCCCTGGCGCTACCGGATCGGCGCGCCGCTGGCGGGGACGCCGCCGCTTCCGCAGGACATCGAAAGCAACGCGAATTACCCCTCGGTGCTGTTCAACGGGATCGTTCACCCGATGCTGCCGCTGCCGATCAAGGGCGTCCTCTGGTATCAGGGCGAGTCGAATGTCGATCAGGCTTATCAGTACCGGGCGCTGCTGCCCGCCATGATCCGCGACTGGCGCAGGCGCTGGGGGGAAGGAGACTTTCCGTTCCTGATCGTGCAGCTTGCGGGATATGGAGCGCCGCTGGATGGTCCCGCCGACTCCAAATGGGCCGAGCTGCGCGAGGCGCAGGCGATGACGGCGACGCATGGGAAGAACATCGGCCTGATGACCGCCGCCGATATCGGCGGCGACCTGCATCCGAAGAACAAGCAGGAGGTCGGCCGGCGCCTGGCGCTGCTCGCGCGGTCTCAGGTCTACGGCGAGACAATCGAAGCGTCCGGCCCGCAGTTTCGCGCGATGAACGTCGTGAATGGCGCGGCGCGGCTGACGTTCACGCACAGCGCAGGGCTGGCCGCGAAGGATAACGGACCGCTGACCGGGTTCACCATCGCCGGCGCTGACCGCAAGTTCGTGCGCGCGTCGGCGCGGATCGAGGGAACGAGCGTGATCGTTTCGTCGCCGGAGATTTCTCATCCGGCCGCCGTGCGCTACGCCTGGGCGGATAATCCGGTGTGCAGCCTCGTCAACGGCGCGGGACTGCCCGCCCTGCCGTTCCGCACGGACGACTGGCCGGGGCTGACGGCGGGGGCGCGCTGA
- a CDS encoding beta-galactosidase trimerization domain-containing protein: protein MTEELRFRQIHLDFHTSEKIAGVGARFERARFQEMLREGHVDSVTLFAKCHHGMSYHETNVGVRHPGMAEDLLPAQLDACREIDVRTPIYISAGLDEASIFAHPDWGYKDRDGRVFEPLSPGFKMLCFNTPYLDYLCAQIEEVVEKFDGDGIFLDIIGARRCYCSWCMKGMLAEGVNPLDDAQAEEYAARVLQNYYARTTAAARSKDPNHRVFHNSGHIPKGGKAAIQWNSHLELESLPTGGWGYDHFPISAKYAATTGYDFLGMTGKFHTTWGEFGGFKRADALRYECAAMLAFGAKCSIGDQLHPSGEMNPDTYRLVGAAYTEVETKEPWVSGARAVSEIALVSPEALRTDQARGAWDHAHAEEGAARMLLEAHLLFDVIDLDRDLAPYKLVILPDEIVLSGENAAHQAFARRLEAFVGAGGKLLLSGRSGLTPDQTGFAVWTGLADRLTVAGRSPWNPDYLIPTAALPTSPARGPLVIHGGAWDVVPELDSGLQVLALRAEPYFNRAFDHFCSHFHTPDNGVGPYPGAVGDGEAVYFAHDIFTRYRRYGQPVYRDFVVDAIRTLISDPIAEAILPSTARLSLMVQPEEERYVLHLLFATPVLRGAAEGEDAKPVEVIEDLTPLYDVRCRVNIPRVKIRSARLAPTGETLEIEETAGGGVTFTVPKVLCHQMVELSE from the coding sequence ATGACGGAAGAACTGCGGTTTCGGCAGATCCATCTGGACTTTCATACGAGCGAAAAGATCGCCGGCGTCGGCGCGCGCTTTGAGCGGGCGCGGTTTCAGGAAATGCTGCGGGAGGGGCATGTCGATTCCGTCACGCTCTTCGCCAAGTGCCATCATGGGATGAGCTATCACGAGACGAATGTCGGCGTGCGCCATCCCGGCATGGCCGAGGACCTGCTGCCCGCGCAACTCGACGCCTGCCGCGAGATCGATGTTCGCACGCCGATCTACATCTCCGCCGGTCTCGACGAAGCGTCGATCTTCGCGCATCCCGACTGGGGTTACAAGGACCGCGACGGCCGGGTTTTTGAGCCTCTCTCGCCGGGCTTCAAAATGCTCTGCTTCAACACGCCGTATCTGGATTATCTGTGCGCGCAGATCGAAGAAGTGGTGGAGAAGTTCGATGGCGACGGGATCTTTCTGGACATCATCGGCGCGCGCCGATGTTACTGCTCGTGGTGCATGAAGGGAATGCTCGCCGAGGGCGTCAACCCGCTGGACGATGCGCAAGCGGAGGAATATGCGGCGCGCGTGCTTCAGAACTACTATGCGCGCACGACGGCGGCCGCCCGCAGCAAGGATCCCAACCATCGCGTCTTTCACAACAGCGGCCATATCCCCAAAGGCGGCAAGGCGGCGATCCAGTGGAATTCGCACCTGGAGCTGGAATCGCTGCCGACGGGCGGGTGGGGGTACGATCACTTCCCCATTTCGGCGAAGTACGCCGCGACTACGGGCTATGATTTTCTGGGGATGACGGGCAAGTTCCACACCACCTGGGGCGAGTTTGGCGGCTTCAAGCGCGCCGACGCCCTCCGCTATGAATGCGCCGCGATGCTCGCGTTCGGCGCCAAGTGCAGCATCGGCGATCAGCTGCATCCCAGTGGGGAGATGAATCCGGACACCTATCGCCTTGTCGGTGCCGCCTACACCGAGGTGGAAACCAAAGAACCGTGGGTGAGCGGCGCGCGCGCCGTCTCCGAAATCGCGCTCGTCTCGCCGGAAGCGCTGCGCACGGACCAGGCGCGCGGCGCCTGGGATCACGCGCACGCTGAGGAGGGCGCCGCGCGGATGCTGCTGGAGGCGCATCTGCTGTTCGATGTCATCGATCTGGACCGGGACCTGGCGCCGTACAAACTGGTCATTCTGCCCGACGAGATCGTGCTTTCCGGTGAAAACGCTGCGCACCAGGCGTTCGCGCGCCGGCTGGAGGCGTTTGTCGGCGCCGGCGGCAAGCTGCTGCTCAGCGGACGCAGCGGTCTGACGCCGGACCAGACGGGTTTTGCTGTATGGACGGGGCTTGCGGACCGCCTGACGGTGGCCGGCCGCAGCCCCTGGAACCCCGATTATCTGATTCCGACCGCCGCCCTCCCGACATCGCCGGCGCGTGGCCCGCTGGTGATCCACGGCGGCGCGTGGGATGTCGTTCCGGAGCTGGATTCCGGACTGCAAGTCTTAGCGCTGCGCGCGGAGCCGTACTTCAACCGCGCCTTCGATCACTTTTGCAGCCATTTCCATACGCCGGACAACGGCGTCGGGCCGTATCCCGGCGCTGTCGGCGACGGCGAGGCGGTCTACTTCGCGCACGATATCTTCACGCGGTATCGCCGCTACGGCCAGCCGGTCTACCGCGACTTCGTCGTGGACGCCATCCGGACGCTCATTTCCGATCCCATCGCTGAAGCGATCCTGCCGTCGACGGCAAGGCTGTCCCTGATGGTTCAGCCCGAGGAAGAGCGCTATGTGCTGCATCTGCTCTTCGCGACGCCGGTTCTGCGCGGCGCCGCCGAAGGCGAGGACGCCAAGCCCGTCGAGGTCATTGAAGACCTGACGCCGCTTTACGATGTGCGCTGCCGCGTGAATATTCCGCGCGTCAAGATCCGGTCCGCGCGCCTCGCCCCCACTGGTGAGACGCTGGAAATCGAAGAGACGGCGGGCGGCGGTGTGACGTTCACCGTGCCCAAAGTGCTATGTCATCAAATGGTGGAGCTGAGTGAATAA
- a CDS encoding family 20 glycosylhydrolase, protein MFSVNRRGFLQRAAGLLVAAGIGRAGGDGALPLEARAEAAPGAEPARLPIRPRAAALMAKKEEAAKSPPAEPWNELPIRALSLYSPFPQDVAAFCAFVRDALPKEGVNTLVVMFDYRCRFVSQPDLPGKKLLSLADVRTIAAACREAGVTLIPEMNLLAHQSEQIEIGPLLAKYPQLDESPDLNPPNPWRSGGEFDFYSKCLCPRHPDLFPIIGPMMDELIDACGASAFHVGLDEAWIVAHPQCPRCGGSDPAEVFAEYVTRLHTRLASKKCRMWMWSDRLIDANKTGLFAWQASRNNTHRAIDQIPKDIMICDWKYEDAPPTPSYFAVKGFDVLPSSCYNAGAALGQLEQVYLVRKNASRAFFSPTISSRMPGVFATTWMNAQDFIDTYYAKPGFQPTDNTKNTVDTFKRLFAEIRKNSSTPKAEKTA, encoded by the coding sequence ATGTTTTCAGTCAATCGTCGCGGCTTCCTCCAGCGCGCCGCCGGTCTCCTGGTCGCCGCGGGAATCGGGCGCGCCGGCGGGGACGGCGCTTTGCCGCTGGAGGCGCGGGCCGAAGCGGCGCCGGGTGCGGAGCCCGCGCGGCTGCCGATCCGCCCCCGTGCGGCGGCGCTGATGGCGAAAAAAGAAGAGGCGGCCAAGTCGCCGCCGGCGGAGCCGTGGAATGAATTGCCGATCCGGGCGCTTTCGCTTTATTCGCCGTTTCCGCAGGATGTGGCCGCGTTTTGCGCCTTTGTGCGCGACGCGCTGCCGAAAGAGGGCGTCAACACGCTGGTCGTGATGTTCGACTACCGGTGCCGGTTCGTAAGCCAGCCGGATCTGCCGGGGAAGAAGCTGCTTTCCCTGGCCGATGTCCGAACGATCGCGGCGGCGTGCCGGGAGGCCGGGGTGACGCTGATTCCGGAGATGAACCTGCTCGCGCACCAATCGGAGCAGATCGAAATCGGTCCGCTGCTGGCGAAGTATCCGCAGCTCGATGAGTCGCCCGATCTCAATCCGCCCAATCCCTGGCGTAGCGGCGGCGAGTTCGATTTTTACTCCAAATGTCTGTGCCCGCGCCATCCGGACCTCTTCCCGATCATCGGCCCGATGATGGATGAGCTGATCGACGCCTGCGGGGCCAGCGCCTTCCATGTGGGGCTGGACGAAGCCTGGATCGTGGCGCATCCACAGTGCCCGCGCTGTGGCGGAAGCGACCCCGCCGAAGTCTTCGCGGAGTACGTCACGCGTCTGCACACGCGCCTGGCGTCCAAAAAATGCCGGATGTGGATGTGGAGCGACCGTCTGATCGACGCCAATAAGACCGGACTGTTCGCCTGGCAGGCGAGCCGCAACAACACGCACCGGGCCATCGATCAAATTCCGAAGGATATCATGATCTGCGACTGGAAGTATGAGGACGCGCCGCCGACGCCTTCCTACTTCGCCGTGAAGGGGTTCGATGTGCTCCCAAGCTCCTGCTATAACGCCGGCGCCGCGCTGGGCCAACTGGAGCAAGTTTATCTGGTGCGCAAGAACGCGTCGCGCGCGTTCTTCTCGCCGACGATCTCCTCGCGCATGCCCGGAGTCTTCGCCACGACCTGGATGAACGCGCAGGACTTTATCGACACCTACTACGCCAAGCCGGGATTTCAGCCCACGGACAACACGAAAAACACCGTGGACACATTCAAGCGGTTGTTCGCGGAGATCCGGAAGAATTCGTCGACGCCCAAAGCGGAGAAGACGGCGTGA
- a CDS encoding alpha-L-fucosidase: MTQHPLKTEGDTEWFVQDRFGMFIHWGLYAMPARHEWVKSYEKMSDAEYDRYFDRFDPDLYDPNRWAEAAANAGMKYFVVTTKHHDGFCLWDSALTDYKSTRTPYGKDLLRPMVEAFRAKEMRAGLYHSLLDWRHPDYPVDAYHPMRERLSEIDTSNRDLTRYVEYLHGQTRELLTQFGKIDILWYDFCYENMSAEQWRSEDLLRLIRRLQPQIILNNRLDLDHGWDIKTPEQFQPREWVTDNGRPVVWEVCQTFSGSWGYHRDEENWKSVEMLVQMLIDAVSKGGNLLLNVGPTGRGEFDARVLERLKGIGAWMRLHSRAIYGCTQAPEGFDTPQDCRLTYNPKTHRLYVHLYAWPFKELHLDGIAGKIAYAQLLHDGSEVTMNGRNEWEPHYDLKSNEISLRLPVKKPNVTVPVIELFLK; the protein is encoded by the coding sequence ATGACACAACACCCTCTCAAAACCGAAGGCGACACCGAGTGGTTCGTCCAGGATCGTTTCGGCATGTTCATCCACTGGGGCCTCTACGCCATGCCCGCGCGTCATGAGTGGGTGAAGAGCTATGAGAAGATGTCCGACGCCGAGTACGATCGCTATTTCGATCGCTTCGATCCGGACCTCTACGATCCGAACCGCTGGGCGGAGGCCGCCGCGAATGCGGGGATGAAGTACTTTGTCGTGACCACCAAGCATCATGACGGTTTTTGCCTCTGGGATTCGGCGCTTACGGATTACAAATCGACGCGGACGCCTTATGGCAAGGACCTGCTGCGGCCGATGGTGGAGGCGTTTCGGGCGAAGGAGATGCGCGCCGGTCTTTACCACTCGCTGCTGGACTGGCGTCATCCCGATTACCCCGTTGACGCCTACCATCCGATGCGCGAGCGTCTGAGTGAGATCGATACGTCGAATCGGGATCTGACGCGTTATGTCGAATATCTCCATGGGCAGACGCGTGAGCTGCTGACCCAATTTGGCAAGATCGATATCCTCTGGTACGATTTCTGCTACGAGAATATGAGCGCCGAGCAGTGGCGCAGCGAGGATCTGCTGCGGCTGATCCGGCGCTTGCAGCCGCAGATCATTTTGAATAACCGGCTCGATCTGGATCACGGCTGGGATATCAAAACCCCCGAGCAGTTTCAGCCGCGCGAGTGGGTGACGGACAACGGCCGCCCGGTCGTGTGGGAGGTCTGCCAGACGTTTAGCGGCTCCTGGGGGTATCATCGCGACGAAGAAAACTGGAAGAGCGTCGAGATGCTCGTCCAGATGCTCATCGACGCCGTCAGCAAGGGCGGAAACTTGCTGCTCAATGTCGGCCCCACCGGGCGCGGCGAGTTCGACGCCCGCGTGTTGGAGCGGCTGAAGGGAATCGGCGCCTGGATGCGCCTGCATTCCCGCGCGATCTACGGCTGTACGCAGGCGCCGGAAGGTTTTGACACGCCGCAGGACTGCCGCCTGACGTACAACCCAAAGACCCATCGGCTGTATGTGCATCTTTACGCATGGCCTTTCAAAGAGCTGCACCTGGACGGAATCGCCGGCAAGATCGCCTACGCCCAGCTCCTCCACGACGGCTCAGAGGTCACGATGAACGGCCGCAACGAATGGGAGCCGCACTATGATCTCAAATCCAATGAGATCAGCCTGCGCCTGCCGGTCAAAAAACCAAACGTCACCGTTCCGGTCATCGAATTGTTCTTGAAGTAG
- a CDS encoding alpha-L-fucosidase, with product MKRNSRISRLMSLSCVLLSGAAHAEPAQNSSASSAPQLRVNTETGETQAQFAKRTRWWRDGKFGMFVHWGVYSVPNSDLSNADASGEWYLANMGMQPAEYEKFAAKFNPTKFSAREWVSIAKAAGMKYITITAKHHDGFDMFDSKLSNYNIVQATPYHHDPMKDLAAECKKQGIRLCFYYSVKDWDRYDYLPRAAWDKRPTDGADLDRYIEYLKGQVRELLTNYGPIGGIWFDGHLDHSAEEEHALEVVKMIRSIQPNAMVNDRINLPEDYDTPENVIPDKGLPGGRLWETCLTINGHWGYTWNDPHFKSSQTLIRTLCDVVGKGGNLLLNVGPDSSGTIPAEEVSRLQEIGAWMDVNGDSIYGTTKNPFASLPYEGRCTQKGDTLYLQVYQWPDAGLTLPHLLTPVREAVALNGRERLAVSKDADGVLHIAKPSRLDPSSTVIALHLKGKPVIDPFSRMIQPQKDGAYTLTATDAEIHGTTARLESADNIDDVGYWTNLTDNVSWTLAVPRAQAGKYKVTLEFACPANTTGGQYEIAIDGQPDNKITGAAGVTANWDTFATVNLEGTLTLSGDHATLRMSPKTMPALGILNLRRLTLTRVEE from the coding sequence ATGAAGCGCAATTCTCGAATCTCGCGGCTGATGTCGCTGTCTTGTGTCCTGCTGTCCGGCGCCGCTCATGCGGAGCCGGCTCAGAATTCTTCCGCGTCCTCGGCTCCGCAGCTTCGCGTCAACACCGAGACGGGCGAGACTCAGGCGCAGTTCGCGAAGCGCACCCGGTGGTGGCGCGACGGTAAGTTCGGTATGTTCGTTCACTGGGGCGTCTACTCGGTTCCCAACAGCGATCTGAGTAACGCCGACGCGTCCGGCGAGTGGTATCTGGCGAACATGGGCATGCAGCCGGCGGAGTACGAGAAGTTCGCCGCCAAGTTCAACCCGACAAAGTTCAGCGCCCGTGAGTGGGTGTCGATCGCCAAGGCGGCGGGGATGAAGTACATCACCATCACCGCGAAGCATCACGATGGCTTCGACATGTTCGACAGCAAGCTCTCGAACTATAATATCGTCCAGGCGACGCCTTACCATCACGACCCGATGAAGGATCTGGCCGCCGAATGCAAAAAGCAGGGAATTCGGCTCTGCTTTTACTATTCGGTGAAGGATTGGGATCGGTACGACTATCTGCCGCGCGCCGCCTGGGACAAGCGACCGACCGACGGCGCCGATCTCGACCGCTATATCGAATATCTCAAGGGCCAGGTCCGCGAGCTGCTGACCAACTACGGCCCGATCGGCGGGATCTGGTTCGACGGTCATCTCGACCACAGCGCCGAGGAAGAGCACGCCCTCGAAGTCGTGAAGATGATCCGGTCGATCCAGCCCAACGCGATGGTCAACGACCGGATCAATCTTCCGGAAGACTACGACACGCCCGAGAACGTCATTCCGGACAAGGGCCTGCCGGGCGGCCGTCTCTGGGAGACCTGTCTGACGATCAACGGCCACTGGGGCTACACCTGGAACGATCCTCACTTCAAATCCTCGCAGACCCTGATCCGCACCCTGTGCGATGTGGTCGGCAAGGGCGGCAACCTGCTGCTCAATGTCGGCCCCGACTCCAGCGGTACGATTCCCGCAGAGGAAGTCAGCCGGCTTCAGGAGATCGGCGCCTGGATGGATGTGAACGGCGACAGTATCTATGGAACGACGAAGAACCCCTTCGCCTCGCTCCCCTATGAAGGCCGCTGCACCCAAAAGGGCGATACGCTATATCTCCAGGTCTATCAGTGGCCGGATGCGGGATTGACCCTGCCGCACTTATTGACCCCGGTGCGCGAAGCCGTCGCCCTGAACGGCCGCGAGCGCCTCGCCGTGTCCAAAGACGCCGATGGCGTGCTCCACATTGCCAAACCGTCCAGGCTCGATCCCAGCTCCACGGTCATCGCTCTGCATTTGAAGGGTAAGCCCGTCATCGATCCCTTCTCGCGGATGATCCAGCCCCAAAAGGATGGAGCCTACACCCTGACGGCCACCGACGCCGAGATCCACGGAACCACCGCCCGTCTCGAAAGCGCGGACAATATCGACGACGTCGGCTACTGGACCAATCTGACCGACAACGTAAGCTGGACCCTCGCCGTCCCCCGCGCCCAGGCCGGCAAGTACAAAGTCACCCTGGAGTTCGCCTGCCCCGCCAACACGACCGGCGGTCAGTACGAGATCGCCATCGACGGCCAGCCCGACAACAAAATCACCGGCGCCGCCGGCGTAACCGCGAACTGGGACACCTTTGCGACCGTGAACCTGGAGGGGACCTTGACGCTCAGCGGCGACCACGCCACCCTCCGCATGAGCCCAAAGACGATGCCCGCGCTCGGAATACTGAACTTGCGTCGCCTGACGCTGACGCGGGTAGAGGAGTGA
- a CDS encoding alpha-L-fucosidase translates to MKRRIASSLLTAALLACSLASAPAQTPQFKISSDTGETQAQFAKRTEWWRQDKFGLFIHWGIYDIANEDHRNADPDKLGEWSLVYNQTPVAEYEKYAPQFNPTQFSAKEWVGLAKAAGMKYVVFTAKHHDGFCLFDSKLTDYTIVKATPFHRDPLKELAEECKKQGMKLCIYYSYMDWRHPDYLPRRPWDKRPTDGASLDKYTDYAEGQLRELLTNYGKVSILWFDGGWEHPPADERALEIMKLVRKLQPGILIDDRMYPAGDYATPEQSIPANAMPNGRLWEACMTTVTAHNLHWSYAWTDHDFKPTSDLVRKVADIAGKGGNFLLDIGPDSHGVIRPEDITHLREVGAWMKVNGESIYGVTKSPFRRLPFAGSCTQKGDTLYLHVSEWPASGLTVLGLKTPIKKAYALATRQALATAVLPDGTLAIQKPDKIDPSSTVIVLKCAGLPDVDVTKAPLSPEADGYKLSVLDADLYGDLMDVEKVGGEPNVGEWIHTTDKVCWTIAVPEAKTGKYHISMEYSCPPDCVGTDFEVSAGEGPGETVQSVTKEGTGDWYTYHTMTLDNPITLTPGTKILRIQPKTMPHYAFINLRKVVLTPANP, encoded by the coding sequence ATGAAACGACGCATCGCTTCTTCTCTTCTCACCGCCGCCCTTCTCGCGTGCTCTCTGGCGTCCGCTCCCGCGCAGACGCCGCAGTTTAAGATCAGCTCGGATACGGGCGAAACCCAGGCCCAGTTCGCGAAGCGCACCGAGTGGTGGCGTCAGGATAAGTTCGGCCTGTTTATTCACTGGGGCATCTACGATATCGCCAATGAAGACCATCGCAACGCCGATCCGGACAAGCTGGGCGAGTGGTCGCTGGTTTACAACCAGACGCCGGTGGCGGAGTATGAGAAGTATGCGCCGCAGTTCAATCCCACGCAGTTCAGCGCCAAGGAGTGGGTGGGACTCGCCAAGGCCGCCGGCATGAAGTATGTCGTCTTCACGGCCAAGCACCACGATGGATTCTGCCTCTTCGACAGCAAATTGACGGATTATACGATCGTCAAAGCGACGCCGTTCCATCGCGACCCTCTCAAAGAGCTGGCCGAGGAGTGCAAAAAGCAGGGCATGAAGCTTTGCATTTATTACTCGTACATGGACTGGCGTCACCCTGATTACCTGCCGCGCCGCCCCTGGGACAAGCGCCCGACCGACGGCGCGAGCCTGGACAAGTACACAGATTACGCCGAAGGACAGCTGCGCGAATTGCTGACAAACTACGGCAAGGTCAGCATTCTCTGGTTCGACGGCGGCTGGGAGCATCCGCCGGCCGACGAGCGCGCGCTGGAGATTATGAAGCTGGTCCGCAAGCTTCAGCCGGGGATCTTGATCGACGATCGGATGTATCCGGCGGGCGACTACGCGACGCCCGAGCAGTCGATTCCCGCGAACGCCATGCCGAACGGCCGCCTTTGGGAAGCGTGCATGACGACTGTCACCGCGCACAACCTGCACTGGTCCTACGCCTGGACGGATCACGATTTCAAGCCGACCTCGGATCTGGTGCGCAAGGTCGCCGACATTGCCGGCAAGGGCGGCAACTTCCTGCTGGACATCGGACCGGATTCCCATGGCGTCATCCGCCCTGAGGATATCACGCATCTGCGCGAAGTGGGGGCCTGGATGAAGGTCAATGGCGAGAGCATTTACGGCGTGACCAAGAGCCCCTTCCGCCGGCTCCCATTCGCCGGCTCGTGCACCCAAAAGGGCGACACGCTTTATCTGCACGTCTCCGAATGGCCGGCGTCTGGCCTGACAGTGCTGGGGCTGAAGACGCCCATAAAGAAGGCGTACGCGCTGGCGACCAGGCAGGCCCTTGCGACGGCGGTGCTGCCGGACGGGACGCTCGCCATTCAAAAGCCGGACAAGATCGATCCGAGCTCGACCGTGATCGTCCTGAAGTGCGCCGGTCTGCCCGACGTCGATGTGACCAAGGCGCCGCTGTCTCCCGAAGCCGATGGATACAAACTCTCCGTGCTGGACGCCGACTTGTACGGCGATCTCATGGATGTCGAAAAGGTCGGAGGCGAACCGAATGTCGGTGAGTGGATCCACACAACCGACAAAGTCTGCTGGACCATCGCTGTGCCGGAGGCAAAGACGGGCAAATATCACATCTCGATGGAGTACTCCTGCCCGCCCGATTGCGTTGGAACGGATTTCGAAGTCTCTGCTGGCGAGGGGCCGGGAGAAACCGTTCAGAGTGTCACGAAGGAAGGCACGGGAGACTGGTACACCTACCACACGATGACCCTGGACAATCCGATCACATTGACGCCGGGGACGAAGATCCTGAGGATCCAGCCGAAGACGATGCCGCACTATGCATTTATAAATTTGCGCAAGGTTGTGCTGACTCCGGCAAATCCCTGA
- a CDS encoding DUF1559 domain-containing protein, producing MNRIERSHQGFTLIELLVVIAIIAILAAILFPVFAKAREKARQISCVSNLKQINLAILQYVQDNDESYPYCVNYLPSGNYLQYEQVFYPYVKSQQVFACPDDSGTKPPSFGAWPTAGFVDPFHVSYLINSLISPPYWASYHPATLAQFNSPASTVYFCDGGATVAADNTVSENSKVKPQGWFLQDPVADNEGCASCAHDPNNVDWAGPLPRHTGFVNTAFADGHVKSAHPAQWYYGNTPWLVPSKGG from the coding sequence ATGAACCGCATCGAACGTTCTCATCAAGGCTTTACCTTAATTGAGCTTCTCGTTGTTATCGCTATCATTGCGATTCTTGCCGCGATACTCTTCCCGGTCTTTGCGAAAGCCCGTGAAAAGGCCCGTCAGATCAGTTGCGTCTCCAACCTTAAGCAGATCAATCTGGCGATTCTTCAGTACGTTCAGGACAATGACGAGAGTTACCCGTACTGCGTCAACTATCTGCCGAGTGGAAATTACCTGCAATACGAGCAGGTCTTCTATCCCTACGTGAAGAGTCAGCAAGTGTTCGCTTGTCCCGACGACAGTGGGACGAAGCCGCCTTCGTTTGGCGCCTGGCCCACCGCTGGATTTGTGGATCCGTTCCACGTCAGCTACTTGATCAACTCGCTTATCTCGCCGCCTTACTGGGCGTCGTACCATCCGGCGACGCTGGCGCAGTTCAATAGCCCGGCGAGCACGGTTTACTTCTGCGACGGCGGCGCGACCGTCGCGGCGGACAACACCGTCTCGGAGAACTCGAAGGTCAAGCCGCAAGGATGGTTCCTGCAAGATCCGGTCGCCGATAACGAAGGCTGCGCGTCCTGCGCCCACGACCCCAACAACGTCGACTGGGCGGGGCCGCTGCCGCGCCACACCGGATTCGTCAACACGGCGTTCGCCGACGGCCATGTCAAATCGGCGCATCCCGCGCAATGGTATTACGGCAACACGCCGTGGCTGGTCCCGAGCAAGGGCGGCTAA